One part of the Methylobacterium terrae genome encodes these proteins:
- a CDS encoding AAA family ATPase produces the protein MTPTDRQDALARAGRLLARLEATRDRDRDTLAERTRAVAAAKGRLAQRDAIDTYLRELQQDANRRSVATFETLLTALVQEVLPGEKPVRLELTTERGLPALDIGVERPDGGREDVLEDNGGAMTNVVGMALRLIAVVKAGVGRFLALDEADCWIAPDRVPAFYRVLDDGAARLGVQCLAISHHDVAGFDAGLTVSRIAGRPETGVAIDGPAASCAAAWDPGVPGFRFIRLVDVQGFADATLPLAPGVNALVGPNNHGKSTVIRALRAVFYGEVRDSLVRAGASAARVEIGVAEGRVLRYVRQPKRTPVNLWSLHEADGALVQENGTTFETGGRDVPPWVERLFGITRVEDLDVHVAHQKFPVFLLGEKPARRSAVLSIGREAGLIRDMQALQRERVTEDQRTIREGEREIARLRDALAALDGLDALAEALNELKARAGTLAEAAAHLRDRDALADRLARAHRLAGGAAARARVLADLPGPEIGAELGRALAEARHREALGRRVLAAAADLAGARAGPPPSPTCRRSRRRARPRRPPPTPPA, from the coding sequence GTGACCCCGACCGACCGCCAGGACGCGCTCGCCCGCGCCGGCCGCCTGCTCGCCCGCCTGGAGGCGACCCGCGACCGCGACCGCGACACCCTCGCGGAGCGCACGCGGGCGGTGGCCGCCGCCAAGGGCCGCCTCGCCCAGCGCGACGCGATCGACACCTACCTGCGCGAGTTGCAGCAGGACGCCAACCGGCGCAGCGTCGCGACCTTCGAGACGCTGCTCACCGCCCTCGTCCAGGAGGTGCTGCCCGGCGAGAAGCCGGTGCGCCTGGAACTGACCACCGAGCGCGGCCTGCCGGCCCTCGACATCGGGGTCGAGCGGCCCGACGGCGGCCGCGAGGACGTGCTGGAGGACAATGGCGGCGCGATGACCAACGTGGTCGGGATGGCGTTGCGCCTGATCGCCGTGGTCAAGGCCGGCGTCGGCCGCTTCCTCGCCCTCGACGAGGCCGATTGCTGGATCGCGCCCGACCGGGTGCCGGCCTTCTACCGGGTGCTCGACGACGGGGCCGCGCGGCTCGGCGTCCAGTGCCTGGCGATCTCCCACCACGACGTCGCCGGATTCGACGCCGGGCTGACGGTGAGCCGCATCGCCGGGCGCCCCGAGACCGGCGTCGCGATCGACGGACCGGCCGCGTCCTGCGCCGCCGCGTGGGATCCCGGGGTGCCCGGCTTCCGCTTCATCCGCCTGGTCGACGTGCAGGGATTCGCCGACGCGACGCTGCCGCTCGCGCCCGGCGTCAACGCCCTCGTCGGGCCGAACAACCACGGCAAGTCGACGGTGATCCGGGCGCTGCGGGCGGTGTTCTACGGCGAGGTGCGCGACAGCCTGGTGCGGGCGGGCGCGAGCGCGGCGCGGGTCGAGATCGGCGTCGCCGAGGGCCGGGTGCTCCGCTACGTCCGCCAGCCGAAGCGCACCCCCGTCAACCTGTGGTCGCTGCACGAGGCCGACGGCGCGCTGGTGCAGGAGAACGGCACCACCTTCGAGACCGGCGGGCGCGACGTGCCGCCCTGGGTCGAGCGGCTGTTCGGCATCACCCGGGTCGAGGATCTCGACGTGCACGTGGCGCACCAGAAGTTCCCGGTGTTCCTGCTCGGCGAGAAGCCGGCCCGGCGCTCGGCGGTGCTGTCGATCGGCCGCGAGGCCGGGCTGATCCGCGACATGCAGGCGCTCCAGCGCGAGCGCGTCACCGAGGACCAGCGCACGATCCGCGAGGGCGAGCGCGAGATCGCGCGCCTGCGCGACGCGCTCGCCGCCCTCGACGGGCTCGACGCCCTGGCGGAGGCCCTGAACGAGCTCAAGGCCCGAGCCGGCACCCTCGCCGAAGCGGCGGCGCACCTGCGCGACCGCGATGCCCTGGCCGATCGCCTCGCCCGGGCCCACCGTCTCGCCGGCGGGGCCGCCGCCCGGGCCCGGGTGCTGGCCGACCTGCCGGGGCCCGAGATCGGCGCCGAGTTGGGACGGGCTCTGGCCGAGGCGCGCCACCGCGAGGCCCTGGGCCGCCGGGTGCTCGCCGCCGCCGCCGACCTCGCGGGCGCGCGGGCAGGGCCGCCGCCCTCGCCGACCTGCCGGAGGTCCCGTCGCCGCGCGAGACCGCGCAGGCCGCCGCCCACGCCGCCCGCCTGA
- a CDS encoding trna delta -isopentenylpyrophosphate transferase has protein sequence MSATTDKQIADILATYGEPLAGNVWRVQGTAVIYHKALERIAVQARIRFDAPVIVRAERDEAVILVTGHMPGPNGDRTEWSIGEALIGVNYRVSGRQAAYVFAMAEKRAKDRVILKLAGLHGLLYSEDEADEFKASRPDLVAANQSRRAEPVREAQMSGEAERETAQDANGRDTNGHDAEAANDADAPRTDAASAEADLTARIDQAQSINAVTDLMLAPETQGALAAMPPGVRDEVREHAKARLVALGWPARNPAKGRKAAVA, from the coding sequence ATGAGCGCAACCACGGACAAGCAGATCGCGGACATCCTCGCCACCTACGGCGAGCCGCTGGCCGGCAACGTCTGGCGCGTGCAGGGCACCGCCGTGATCTACCACAAGGCCCTGGAGCGGATCGCCGTCCAGGCCCGCATCCGCTTCGACGCGCCGGTGATCGTGCGGGCGGAGCGGGACGAGGCGGTGATCCTGGTGACCGGCCACATGCCGGGCCCGAACGGCGACCGCACCGAATGGTCGATCGGCGAGGCGCTGATCGGCGTGAACTACCGCGTGTCGGGCCGCCAGGCCGCCTACGTCTTCGCGATGGCGGAGAAGCGGGCCAAGGACCGGGTGATCCTCAAGCTCGCCGGCCTGCACGGCCTGCTCTACTCCGAGGACGAGGCCGACGAGTTCAAGGCGAGCCGGCCCGACCTGGTGGCGGCGAACCAGTCGCGCCGGGCCGAGCCGGTGCGCGAGGCGCAGATGTCCGGCGAGGCCGAGCGGGAGACCGCGCAGGATGCGAACGGGCGGGATACGAACGGGCATGACGCGGAAGCCGCGAACGACGCCGATGCACCGCGCACCGACGCCGCGTCGGCGGAGGCCGACCTGACCGCCCGTATCGACCAGGCGCAGTCGATCAACGCGGTCACCGACCTGATGCTCGCCCCCGAGACGCAAGGAGCGCTCGCCGCCATGCCGCCGGGCGTGCGCGACGAGGTGCGCGAGCACGCCAAGGCCCGGCTCGTGGCCCTCGGCTGGCCGGCCCGCAACCCGGCCAAGGGACGCAAGGCCGCGGTGGCGTGA
- a CDS encoding dienelactone hydrolase family protein — MSDDARGSDSTDLEQLDGLVTPPFSRRGFVMTSLMTGLTLATTRVEAQAIRTDETGIVAGEVRIPVGDGPMPAYRAMPQGAGPFPIVLVVEEIFGVHDYIKDICRRLAKAGYTAVAPELFARQGDVSKMTDVQEIVREVVSKTPDAQVMGDLDAAAAWAAAEAKGDSGKLGITGWCRGGRTVWLYAAHSASLKAGVAWYGNFGGNRTGIQPKTAADVIPDIRAPILGLYGAADTGIPVADVEKARDAAKAAGKDVEIVIFPEAPHGFHADYRPSYRKGPAEEGWTRMLAWFRQHGVA; from the coding sequence ATGAGCGACGACGCGCGGGGCAGCGATTCGACCGATCTCGAACAACTCGACGGCCTGGTGACCCCGCCCTTCTCGCGGCGCGGCTTCGTGATGACGAGCCTGATGACCGGCCTGACGCTGGCCACCACTCGGGTCGAGGCGCAGGCCATCCGCACCGACGAGACCGGCATCGTCGCCGGGGAGGTGCGGATTCCGGTCGGCGACGGGCCGATGCCGGCCTACCGGGCGATGCCGCAGGGAGCCGGGCCGTTCCCGATCGTGCTCGTTGTCGAGGAGATCTTCGGCGTCCACGACTACATCAAGGACATCTGCCGGCGGCTCGCCAAGGCCGGCTACACCGCGGTGGCGCCGGAGCTGTTCGCCCGCCAGGGCGACGTCTCAAAGATGACCGACGTGCAGGAGATCGTCCGCGAGGTCGTCTCGAAGACGCCGGACGCGCAGGTGATGGGCGACCTCGATGCCGCAGCCGCCTGGGCGGCGGCGGAGGCCAAGGGCGATTCGGGCAAGCTCGGCATCACCGGCTGGTGCCGCGGCGGGCGCACGGTGTGGCTCTATGCCGCCCACAGCGCCAGCCTGAAGGCCGGTGTCGCCTGGTACGGCAATTTCGGCGGCAACCGCACCGGCATCCAGCCGAAGACCGCCGCCGACGTGATCCCCGACATCCGCGCGCCGATCCTCGGCCTCTACGGCGCCGCCGATACCGGCATCCCGGTCGCCGACGTCGAGAAGGCGCGGGACGCCGCGAAGGCCGCGGGCAAGGACGTCGAGATCGTGATCTTCCCGGAGGCCCCGCACGGCTTCCACGCGGATTACCGCCCGAGCTACCGCAAGGGCCCGGCGGAGGAGGGCTGGACCCGGATGCTGGCGTGGTTCCGCCAGCACGGCGTGGCCTGA
- a CDS encoding response regulator, producing the protein MTESSAAAKTQPVILVVEDEPEERFLAATLLEETGFRVIEAETAEKALAILRERGEEVNVVFSDVRTPGQIGGFELARIIGVTWPRVHVLLTSGDAGDQPSDLRMSATFIPKPWRALDILTLVEQAAGYRAAGDAH; encoded by the coding sequence ATGACCGAGTCCAGCGCCGCCGCGAAGACCCAGCCCGTGATCCTGGTCGTCGAGGACGAACCGGAGGAGCGCTTCCTCGCGGCTACGCTGCTGGAGGAGACGGGCTTCCGCGTCATCGAGGCCGAGACCGCCGAGAAGGCGCTGGCGATCCTGCGCGAGCGGGGCGAGGAGGTGAACGTCGTCTTCTCGGACGTGCGGACTCCCGGCCAGATCGGCGGGTTCGAGCTGGCCCGGATCATCGGCGTCACCTGGCCGCGGGTCCACGTGCTGCTCACCTCCGGCGATGCCGGCGACCAGCCGAGCGACCTGCGGATGTCGGCGACCTTCATCCCCAAGCCGTGGCGGGCCCTCGACATCCTGACGCTGGTCGAGCAGGCGGCGGGGTACCGGGCGGCCGGCGACGCGCATTAG
- a CDS encoding RidA family protein produces MTQSPTLRGEPARRLAALGLTLPRVPEPRGAFLPFSRIGPTLWLAGQICEWEGEVRFTGPVTDIAAGQEAARLCALNLLASLSLALDGDLDRVVRCHRLGGFVQVHQGWPDVPKAVNGASGLMAELFGEAGRHARTAIGVASLPANASVEVDAIFEVR; encoded by the coding sequence ATGACCCAGTCTCCCACCCTCCGCGGCGAGCCGGCCCGGCGCCTCGCCGCCCTCGGCCTGACCCTGCCGCGCGTGCCCGAACCCCGCGGCGCCTTCCTGCCGTTCTCACGCATCGGCCCGACCCTGTGGCTCGCCGGGCAGATCTGCGAGTGGGAGGGCGAGGTGCGCTTCACCGGGCCGGTGACCGACATCGCCGCCGGGCAGGAAGCGGCGCGACTTTGCGCCCTCAACCTCCTGGCGTCGTTGAGCCTCGCCCTCGACGGCGATCTCGACCGGGTGGTGCGCTGCCACCGCCTCGGCGGGTTCGTGCAGGTGCACCAGGGCTGGCCCGACGTGCCGAAGGCGGTGAACGGCGCCTCCGGGCTGATGGCGGAGCTGTTCGGCGAGGCCGGGCGCCACGCCCGCACGGCGATCGGCGTCGCGAGCCTGCCGGCCAATGCCAGCGTCGAGGTGGATGCGATCTTCGAGGTGCGGTGA
- a CDS encoding AI-2E family transporter, with protein MGQGPGPAPVAPPPPAAGTSALARAALVVALAALGLWVLHPFLPALAWAVILAIALWPLRERLVRIAPPGRHNILWPALLTLAVALVILVPLVVVAVQAAREAHDAVAFWRQIEEQGWPVPDFVSRLPFGAAQVTAWWQENLSHPQGSSEVLKRVDQSINHSSLVGFGRTFGSQIVHRLMLFGFTLLTLFFLFRDGPSVASQGLSAARRLFGPRGERVAGQMAASVHGTVDGLVLVGLGEGFLLGVVYVFAGVPHPVLLGAFTALAAMIPFGAPVAFGLAALLAAAQGGVTAAVVVAVAGLVVTFVADHFVRPALIGGATRLPFLWVLLGILGGVESFGLLGLFLGPAVMAALVLLWREYTAGDDQPVA; from the coding sequence ATGGGCCAAGGGCCCGGACCCGCCCCGGTGGCTCCGCCGCCGCCCGCCGCCGGCACCTCCGCCTTAGCGCGCGCCGCCCTCGTCGTCGCGCTCGCCGCCCTCGGGTTGTGGGTGCTGCACCCGTTCCTGCCCGCGCTCGCCTGGGCGGTGATCCTGGCCATCGCCCTTTGGCCCCTGCGCGAGCGGCTGGTGCGGATCGCGCCGCCCGGCCGTCACAACATTCTGTGGCCGGCCCTCCTCACCCTCGCCGTCGCCCTGGTGATCCTGGTGCCGCTGGTGGTCGTCGCCGTGCAGGCGGCGCGGGAGGCGCACGACGCGGTCGCGTTCTGGCGCCAGATCGAGGAGCAGGGCTGGCCGGTGCCGGACTTCGTCTCCCGCCTGCCGTTCGGGGCCGCGCAGGTGACGGCCTGGTGGCAGGAGAATCTCAGCCACCCGCAGGGCTCGTCCGAGGTCCTGAAGCGCGTCGACCAGTCGATCAACCACTCGTCGCTGGTCGGATTCGGGCGCACCTTCGGCAGCCAGATCGTCCACCGCCTGATGCTGTTCGGCTTCACGCTGCTGACCCTGTTCTTCCTCTTCCGCGACGGGCCGTCGGTGGCGAGCCAGGGGCTGTCTGCGGCCCGCCGGCTGTTCGGCCCGCGGGGCGAGCGGGTGGCGGGCCAGATGGCCGCCTCGGTCCACGGCACCGTCGACGGCCTGGTGCTGGTCGGCCTCGGCGAGGGTTTCCTGCTCGGCGTGGTCTACGTCTTCGCCGGCGTGCCGCACCCGGTCCTGCTCGGCGCCTTCACGGCGCTCGCCGCGATGATCCCGTTCGGCGCGCCGGTCGCCTTCGGGCTCGCGGCTTTGCTCGCCGCCGCGCAGGGCGGCGTCACGGCCGCGGTCGTCGTGGCGGTGGCCGGCCTCGTCGTCACCTTCGTGGCCGACCACTTCGTCCGCCCGGCGCTGATCGGCGGCGCCACCCGCCTGCCCTTCCTGTGGGTGCTGCTCGGCATCCTCGGCGGCGTCGAGAGCTTCGGGCTGCTCGGCCTGTTCCTCGGGCCCGCCGTGATGGCGGCCCTGGTGCTCTTGTGGCGGGAATACACGGCGGGCGACGACCAGCCCGTCGCCTGA
- a CDS encoding acyl carrier protein, protein MSDTFDRVATIIADVADIPRETITPESHAIDDLGIDSLAFLDIAFEIDKTFGIKLPLEQWTQEVNEGKVPAEQYFVLKNLCERIDGLVAEKAAKV, encoded by the coding sequence ATGTCCGACACCTTCGACCGCGTCGCCACCATCATCGCCGACGTCGCCGACATCCCGCGCGAGACGATCACGCCGGAGAGCCACGCCATCGACGATCTGGGCATCGACAGCCTGGCCTTCCTCGACATCGCCTTCGAGATCGACAAGACCTTCGGGATCAAGCTGCCCCTGGAGCAGTGGACCCAGGAGGTCAACGAAGGCAAGGTTCCGGCCGAGCAGTACTTCGTGCTGAAGAACCTCTGCGAGCGCATCGACGGCCTGGTGGCCGAGAAGGCCGCCAAGGTCTGA
- a CDS encoding 3-hydroxyacyl-ACP dehydratase FabZ family protein, protein MRLEYFDMIDRVVSLDRASGRIEALATVPQESPVFEGHFPGHPLVPGVLLTETMAQASGYLLLARASFSHMPFLMGVDKARFRTFVGPGAELQVEASLEHDGSGYAVTKAAIRAEGKPICNAELRFRTMPFPDGLGALMRERTARIGLTDGADS, encoded by the coding sequence ATGCGCCTCGAATATTTCGACATGATCGACCGGGTCGTGAGCCTCGACCGCGCGAGCGGGCGAATCGAGGCGCTCGCCACGGTGCCGCAGGAGAGCCCGGTCTTCGAGGGGCACTTCCCCGGTCACCCGCTGGTGCCGGGCGTGCTCCTGACCGAGACCATGGCGCAGGCCTCCGGCTACCTGCTGCTCGCCCGTGCGTCGTTCAGCCACATGCCGTTCCTGATGGGCGTCGACAAGGCGCGCTTCCGCACCTTCGTCGGCCCCGGGGCCGAACTGCAGGTCGAGGCGAGCCTGGAGCACGACGGCTCCGGCTACGCCGTGACCAAGGCGGCGATCCGGGCCGAGGGCAAGCCGATCTGCAATGCCGAGTTGCGGTTCAGGACCATGCCGTTCCCGGACGGGCTCGGCGCGCTGATGCGCGAGCGCACCGCCCGGATCGGCCTGACCGACGGAGCGGATTCGTGA
- a CDS encoding beta-ketoacyl-ACP synthase has product MTRPVVVTGLGLVSCAGEGVEAHLAAYRAAGAPRTDAATFAPYPVHPVAPLTLDGQIPKKSDQRQMEPWQRLGVYAAGLALEAAGAKADAALKAAMHLVVAAGGGERDYAVDGQILTGLRNAADPGAYLNERLQNDLRPTLFLAQLSNLLAGNIAIVHGVTGASRTFMGEESSGVDALRIAQGRIAAGQLDIVLVGGSYNAERADVLLIHEMGGYLAKPAYRPVFDRAEAPGFILGSGAAFLVLEAQDHAETRGARALARLEAVASDRTRRTPGSVGASLTDLWGRAGSEKPDAVISAATGCAGITDEERDALASLAPNAPVRALGDVTGHTLEAAAPFGAAIAAALVAAGEAREVAVTAVGHRRGEGVLRLTTAGETA; this is encoded by the coding sequence GTGACAAGGCCGGTTGTCGTCACGGGCCTCGGGCTCGTCTCCTGCGCCGGCGAGGGCGTCGAGGCGCATCTCGCGGCCTACCGGGCGGCCGGGGCGCCGCGCACCGACGCAGCGACCTTCGCGCCCTATCCCGTCCACCCGGTCGCGCCGCTCACCCTCGACGGGCAGATCCCGAAAAAATCCGACCAGCGGCAGATGGAGCCGTGGCAGCGGCTCGGCGTCTACGCCGCGGGCCTCGCCCTCGAAGCGGCCGGCGCCAAGGCCGATGCGGCCCTCAAGGCCGCCATGCACCTCGTCGTGGCGGCGGGCGGCGGCGAGCGCGACTACGCGGTCGACGGCCAGATCCTGACCGGCCTGCGGAACGCGGCCGATCCCGGCGCCTACCTCAACGAGCGGCTGCAGAACGACCTGCGCCCGACGCTGTTCCTCGCGCAGCTCTCGAACCTGCTCGCCGGCAACATCGCCATCGTGCACGGCGTCACGGGGGCCTCGCGCACCTTCATGGGCGAGGAATCGAGCGGGGTGGATGCCCTGCGGATCGCTCAAGGACGCATCGCGGCCGGCCAGCTCGACATCGTCCTCGTCGGCGGCTCGTACAATGCCGAGCGGGCCGACGTGCTGCTGATCCACGAGATGGGCGGCTATCTCGCCAAGCCCGCGTACCGGCCGGTCTTCGACCGGGCCGAGGCGCCCGGCTTCATCCTCGGCTCCGGCGCCGCCTTCCTGGTGCTGGAAGCCCAGGACCATGCCGAGACCCGCGGTGCCCGCGCGCTCGCCCGCCTCGAGGCTGTGGCGAGCGACCGCACGCGGCGCACGCCCGGGAGCGTCGGAGCGAGCCTGACGGATCTCTGGGGCAGGGCGGGTTCGGAGAAGCCCGACGCCGTGATCTCGGCCGCGACCGGCTGCGCCGGCATCACCGACGAGGAGCGCGACGCGCTGGCGAGCCTCGCGCCGAACGCGCCCGTCCGGGCGCTCGGCGACGTCACCGGCCACACGCTCGAGGCGGCCGCCCCCTTCGGGGCCGCCATCGCCGCCGCCCTGGTGGCGGCGGGCGAGGCGCGTGAGGTCGCCGTCACGGCGGTCGGCCATCGCCGGGGCGAGGGCGTGCTGCGCCTCACCACAGCAGGGGAGACCGCATGA
- a CDS encoding beta-ketoacyl-ACP synthase → MSRDRDAMGRPLVAVTGLGVVTSLGQGVADNWAALTSGHSGIHAITRFPTEGLRTRIAGTVDFVAADPMVAPLLSERFAEAAAEEAIGQAGLPGDFPGALFMAVPPVEIEWPQRQALAEAAVSSGDVTYADLLRAAGTRRFDDWHDLFIFGTVADRIADRFGTRGSPISLSTACSSGATAIQLGVEAIRRGEVEAALCIGTDGSVNPESLIRFSLLSALSTQNDPPEAASKPFAKNRDGFVMGEGAAALVLEDAARARARGARILGYVLGCGEKGDGFHRTRSSPDGAPIIAAIRAAIDDAGLHPDQIDTVNAHGTGTPENDKMEAMGCLAVLGERMRSVPISSNKSMIGHTLTAAGAVEAAFSLLTIAHGRVPPTLNYAVPDPAIPLDVVTSARDVPVRTVLSNSFGFGGQNTCLVFGAEPA, encoded by the coding sequence ATGAGCCGCGACCGCGACGCGATGGGCCGTCCCCTGGTGGCGGTCACCGGCCTCGGCGTGGTGACCTCGCTCGGCCAGGGCGTCGCCGACAACTGGGCGGCGCTGACCTCCGGGCACTCGGGCATCCACGCCATCACCCGCTTCCCGACCGAAGGCCTGCGCACCCGCATCGCCGGCACGGTCGATTTCGTCGCCGCCGACCCGATGGTGGCGCCGCTGCTCTCCGAGCGCTTCGCCGAGGCCGCCGCCGAGGAGGCGATCGGGCAGGCCGGGCTCCCGGGCGACTTTCCGGGCGCGCTGTTCATGGCGGTGCCGCCGGTCGAGATCGAGTGGCCGCAGCGCCAGGCGCTCGCCGAGGCGGCCGTGTCCAGCGGCGACGTGACCTACGCCGACCTGCTGCGGGCCGCGGGCACCCGGCGCTTCGACGACTGGCACGACCTGTTCATCTTCGGCACCGTCGCCGACCGCATCGCCGACCGCTTCGGCACCAGGGGCTCGCCGATCTCGCTCTCGACCGCCTGCTCGTCGGGCGCGACCGCGATCCAGCTCGGCGTCGAGGCGATCCGGCGCGGCGAGGTCGAGGCGGCGCTCTGCATCGGCACCGACGGCTCGGTGAACCCGGAATCGCTGATCCGGTTCTCGCTGCTCTCCGCCCTCTCGACCCAGAACGACCCGCCGGAGGCCGCCTCCAAGCCCTTCGCCAAGAACCGCGACGGCTTCGTGATGGGCGAGGGCGCCGCCGCCCTGGTGCTGGAGGATGCCGCACGCGCCCGGGCCCGCGGCGCCCGCATCCTCGGCTACGTGCTCGGCTGCGGCGAGAAGGGCGACGGCTTCCACCGCACCCGCTCGAGCCCCGACGGCGCGCCGATCATCGCGGCGATCCGCGCGGCGATCGACGATGCCGGGCTGCACCCGGACCAGATCGACACCGTGAACGCCCACGGCACCGGCACGCCGGAGAACGACAAGATGGAGGCGATGGGCTGCCTCGCGGTGCTCGGCGAGCGCATGCGCAGCGTCCCGATCTCCTCCAACAAGTCGATGATCGGCCACACGCTCACCGCCGCCGGCGCGGTCGAGGCGGCGTTCTCGCTCCTCACCATCGCGCATGGCCGGGTGCCGCCGACCCTGAACTACGCCGTACCCGATCCGGCTATTCCCCTCGACGTGGTGACGAGCGCCCGCGACGTGCCGGTCAGGACGGTTTTGTCGAACTCCTTCGGCTTCGGCGGCCAGAATACCTGCCTGGTGTTCGGGGCGGAGCCGGCATGA
- a CDS encoding SDR family oxidoreductase produces the protein MSANPHNRRVLVTGGGRGLGAAIVRSLMASGHDVDFTYRGSRDAAEALALELTALHPEQRVRPHGLDLSDKAALDDFCGVMEGEGVFGLVHNAGQPCDSLAAVLDQDRAEAAMQVNFWSLTRLAKALVRPMTRAKAGRIVAIGSVAALQANPGNAAYAASKGALIAYCRTLAIESARRGVTVNVVAPGFIDTDMMAPYAAHRAGMEKQIPTGRFAAPEEVADLVAFLVGPAAGYITGAVLPVDGGLTAMMGIHRS, from the coding sequence ATGAGCGCGAACCCGCACAACCGGCGCGTCCTGGTCACCGGGGGCGGACGGGGTCTCGGGGCCGCGATCGTGCGGTCGCTGATGGCGTCGGGCCACGACGTCGACTTCACCTACCGAGGCTCGCGCGACGCCGCCGAGGCGCTCGCGCTCGAATTGACGGCGCTCCACCCCGAGCAGCGCGTGCGGCCCCACGGCCTCGACCTGTCGGACAAGGCGGCGCTCGACGATTTCTGCGGCGTGATGGAGGGCGAGGGCGTGTTCGGCCTCGTCCACAATGCCGGCCAGCCCTGCGACAGCCTCGCGGCGGTGCTCGACCAGGACCGGGCCGAAGCCGCGATGCAGGTCAACTTCTGGTCGCTCACCCGCCTCGCCAAGGCCCTGGTACGGCCGATGACCCGGGCCAAGGCCGGGCGCATCGTGGCGATCGGCTCAGTGGCGGCGCTCCAGGCCAATCCCGGCAACGCGGCCTACGCGGCGAGCAAGGGCGCGCTGATCGCCTATTGCCGGACGCTCGCCATCGAGTCGGCGCGGCGCGGCGTCACCGTCAACGTGGTGGCCCCGGGCTTCATCGACACCGACATGATGGCGCCCTATGCCGCCCACCGCGCCGGGATGGAGAAGCAGATCCCGACCGGGCGCTTCGCCGCGCCCGAGGAGGTCGCCGATCTCGTCGCATTCCTCGTGGGCCCCGCGGCGGGCTACATCACCGGGGCGGTGCTGCCGGTGGATGGCGGCCTCACCGCGATGATGGGCATCCACCGCAGCTGA
- a CDS encoding SH3 domain-containing protein: MRHPLLRAPSRAAAAAALLLLAPAWASAQDFGRPDFFRVEGLPPGDTLSIREAPDADSPALGQAPARGRLRGFGCTNETPSGLTWCRVKLGPIVGWARRRYLTPE; this comes from the coding sequence ATGCGGCACCCCCTCTTGCGGGCCCCCTCGCGCGCCGCCGCCGCGGCGGCGCTCCTTCTCCTCGCACCGGCCTGGGCCTCGGCTCAGGATTTCGGCCGTCCGGACTTCTTCCGGGTCGAGGGGCTGCCCCCGGGCGACACGCTCAGCATCCGCGAGGCGCCGGACGCCGATTCCCCGGCCCTCGGGCAGGCCCCGGCCCGCGGACGGCTTCGCGGCTTCGGCTGCACCAACGAGACCCCGAGCGGCCTGACCTGGTGCCGGGTGAAGCTCGGGCCGATCGTGGGATGGGCGCGGCGGCGGTACCTGACGCCGGAGTGA
- a CDS encoding zinc-binding dehydrogenase — MKALQLFGDRDLRLTEVPDLDAPGPGEVQIRVRAVGLNFIDVWGFRGMAFAKRRLPLTVGAEAAGEIAALGEGVEGLEVGDKVAPYGALTCGKCRACREGRDNLCEDVGGVLGFHVDGFAREFVNLPARLVVRVPDSVSFTDAACAPIAFGTVQHMLFDNAKLEPGETILVHAGGSGIGTTAIKMAKAIGCTVFTTVGDDAKGEKAKALGADHVVNYRTERFEGEVRKATKRKGVDVVFEHVGPETWNGSLLCLKRGGRLVTCGSTSGVSTTMNLMQLFQQQYRITGSFGCRIANIRDALAKMADGMTPVIDTVLPLGDFAQGLERLESRKVFGKILVTL; from the coding sequence ATGAAAGCCCTCCAGCTCTTCGGCGACCGCGACCTGCGCCTGACCGAGGTCCCGGACCTCGATGCCCCCGGCCCCGGCGAGGTGCAGATCCGGGTCCGCGCCGTCGGTCTCAACTTCATCGACGTGTGGGGCTTTCGCGGCATGGCCTTCGCCAAGCGCAGGCTGCCGCTCACCGTCGGTGCCGAGGCCGCCGGCGAGATCGCGGCGCTCGGCGAGGGCGTCGAAGGCCTCGAGGTCGGCGACAAGGTCGCCCCCTACGGCGCGCTGACCTGCGGAAAATGCCGCGCCTGCCGCGAGGGCCGCGACAACCTGTGCGAGGATGTCGGCGGGGTGCTCGGCTTCCACGTCGACGGCTTCGCCCGCGAGTTCGTCAACCTGCCGGCTCGCCTCGTGGTGCGGGTGCCCGACAGCGTCAGCTTCACCGACGCCGCCTGCGCGCCGATCGCCTTCGGCACCGTCCAGCACATGCTGTTCGACAACGCCAAGCTCGAGCCCGGCGAGACCATCCTGGTCCATGCCGGGGGATCGGGCATCGGCACGACCGCGATCAAGATGGCCAAGGCCATCGGCTGCACGGTGTTCACCACCGTCGGCGACGACGCCAAGGGCGAGAAGGCGAAGGCTCTCGGGGCCGATCACGTCGTCAATTACCGCACCGAGCGCTTCGAGGGCGAGGTGCGCAAGGCCACGAAGCGCAAGGGCGTCGACGTGGTGTTCGAGCATGTCGGCCCCGAGACCTGGAACGGCTCGCTGCTCTGCCTCAAGCGCGGCGGACGGCTCGTCACCTGCGGCTCGACCTCGGGCGTCTCCACCACCATGAACCTGATGCAGCTGTTCCAGCAGCAATACCGCATCACCGGCTCGTTCGGCTGCCGCATCGCCAACATCCGCGACGCGCTCGCCAAGATGGCGGACGGGATGACCCCGGTGATCGACACCGTGCTGCCGCTCGGCGATTTCGCGCAGGGCCTGGAGCGGCTCGAATCGCGCAAGGTGTTCGGCAAGATCCTCGTGACGCTCTAA